The following coding sequences are from one Triticum aestivum cultivar Chinese Spring chromosome 5A, IWGSC CS RefSeq v2.1, whole genome shotgun sequence window:
- the LOC123106103 gene encoding uncharacterized protein, which translates to MAAMKQQALESVQWRKEFLVEVLMLTVLSQPNFVSLVGFCAQGDKRLLLYELSKVGHGLRGEATSGSTLHIQENKIKAQIGRTNVDRGGEHHATIHPTRQEIPRHSVLFLTSMHPLCRESLAQAAIEQDGYPSASILAPTRKVNIGAYCVQHDDTSESWPTPPTDLRQRGRSVQKQHEQLFYCWSEGELGKGDRGSSTTTILAYNPMASCPQQPPSG; encoded by the exons ATGGCGGCAATGAAGCAGCAGGCTCTGGAGAGCGTGCAGTGGAGGAAGGAGTTCCTGGTGGAGGTGCTGATGctgacggtgctcagccagcctaACTTCGTCAGCCTGGTCGGCTTCTGCGCGCAGGGGGACAAGCGCCTGCTATTGTACGA GCTTTCAAAGGTGGGGCATGGGCTCAGAGGTGAGGCCACTAGCGGTTCAACTTTGCACATACAAGAAAATAAAATCAAG GCACAAATTGGACGGACAAATGTTGATAGAGGAGGAGAACACCATGCAA CGATCCATCCAACACGGCAAGAGATACCTAGGCACTCGGTGCTATTTCTCACGTCAATGCACCCCCTATGCCGGGAATCGTTGGCTCAAGCGGCAATCGAGCAGGATGGATATCCTAGCGCCTCTATATTAGCACCCACAAGGAAAGTAAACATAGGCGCATATTGTGTTCAACATGATGATACAAGCGAGAGTTGGCCTACGCCGCCAACTGATCTGCGGCAGCGTGGAAGGAGTGTTCAAAAGCAGCATGAGCAGTTGTTCTACTGCTGGTCGGAGGGAGAGCTTGGCAAGGGAGATAGAGGGAGCTCTACAACCACGATCTTGGCATACAACCCGATGGCATCGTGCCCAC AGCAACCTCCTTCTGGATGA
- the LOC123106102 gene encoding uncharacterized protein (The sequence of the model RefSeq protein was modified relative to this genomic sequence to represent the inferred CDS: added 100 bases not found in genome assembly) → MAAGDRRLRLGSYLGDVSALSFLPSSPRPLLLAGTGSELLVYDVDAARLVASFRVLDGVRVHGIQPRGSPPADGLTLAVFGERRVKLLSLRVDAEDGGAVAVRLELEQRLPGFDHWVLDACFLEVDRLLAIGLGDNSVALWDLTDHVFVTRVNSPEKCLLYSMRMWGDSVQSLLVASGTILNEILIWKLVPETLSTSLLSSDELGATGVDNSENVHLSDNKYMAVHIGRLKEHEGSIFRIAWSSDGSKFMSVSDDRSARMWMLSCQPQDLTNQTAKIDDVDIIPKLTLFGHSARIWDCCISDSIVITAGEDCTCCIWGMDGKLIKTFKEHIGRGLWRCLYNPSSLVLITAGFDSAIKVHHLCNSSFHDILEENVAPDGLKYDSEVFEISSPIVSGQHGALDSKSEYVRCLHFVQENVLYVATNNGYLHHAELSDTKDPRWTEVIQVTEKAPIICMDVMTGCSDISLDKEDIIALGDGRGNVTIVRLSSPSLEPKIDLSVTWPAEKDRQLLGLYWCKSLECSHIFTADPRGALKLWNVRNALLSNGHAITTAQEVSLVAMFESPFGARIMCLDVSLQDEILITGDKKGNIAAFPFHKTLAAHDSSEAQQKIPLRDRFKGAHGISSVTSVQIITSASDHIEIHTTGGDGCICFFKYGRHVKKVEFVGMRQLKELGTIQSIYANHASGNQLVGTYAIGFTSVDFIIWDLENDTKLVQISCGGWRRPYSYYLGTVPEYQNCFAFVKDHSIHVHRHWAPAQDRKLLPQVFHTQFHGREVHSLCFIDPASYSHPERSTDLWIATGCEDGTVRLTGYSASSAGKWCSSKLLGEHVGGSAVRDTCFIPKTYTLADKSRNSSVSSADTWVENKDTTYILISVGSKQVLTAWILEPRIAENNKQVCSSGLDLDTKQGSECSDNSDSAVTFQWLSTHMPPKLGTKRLKADHVKLNFEEGGKGNSSAQPNLAIMDQMENDWRYLSVTAFLLKHPATELTVCFVVVACSDATVIVRALLLPSRLWFDVALLVPQASPVLVLRHIVVASGAHCEGDVYNGDRYIIVSGSTDGSITLWDLTDTIHGFMQLVSETKPHMVIDCQKRPKTGRGSQGGRRRWRPLANSSVKKGNEQALLPSENNLSSSRAAAESPHETSGVAETEAIKNTEDTVSSTQSCDIPELQPLQMFSGVHQSGVNCLHVSEMEQRSSSAPGLFYCIVSGGDDQAVQCFVFTLGPPQGCSTNTSNIISPPDKGGFQILGQHTVPSAHGSAVKGIWTDGAWAFSTGLDQRIRCWKMGPSGKFMEHSHVIISVPEPETLDVFHDRGSGIYHIAVAGRGMQMVEFSPPEDDSMKIA, encoded by the exons GGACCGGGTCGGAGCTGCTCGTCTACGACGTGGACGCCGCCAGGCTCGTCGCCTCCTTCCGGGTCTTGGACGGCGTGCGCGTCCACGGCATCCAGCCCCGCGGCTCGCCCCCTGCCGACGGGCTCACCCTCGCCGTCTTCGGCGAGAGGAGGGTGAAGCTCCTCAGCCTCCGCGTAGACGCCGAGGATGGCGGGGCGGTCGCCGTGCGGCTGGAGCTGGAGCAGAGGCTCCCCGGGTTCGACCACTGGGTGCTCGACGCTTGCTTCCTCGAG GTGGACAGGCTGCTTGCGATTGGTTTGGGCGACAATTCAGTGGCATTGTGGGATTTGACGGACCATGTGTTTGTTACCCGAGTGAATTCTCCAG AGAAGTGCCTTCTGTATTCAATGAGAATGTGGGGGGACTCTGTTCAATCCCTCCTCGTGGCGTCTGGTACCATTCTAAACGAG ATTCTTATTTGGAAATTGGTACCCGAAACCCTGAGTACTTCGTTATTAAGCTCGGACGAGTTGGGTGCTACTGGTGTAGATAACAGTGAAAATGTTCATCTTAGTGATAATAAATACATGGCTGTTCATATTGGAAGGCTGAAGGAACACGAAGGTTCAATATTTCGAATAGCTTGGTCCTCTGATGGATCAAAGTTCATGTCCGTTTCTGATGATCGCAG TGCTCGCATGTGGATGTTAAGTTGTCAGCCACAGGATCTTACCAATCAAACAgccaaaattgatgatgtggacaTTATACCCAAACTGACACTTTTCGGACACAGTGCTAGAATTTGGGATTGTTGCATATCTGATTCT ATAGTTATAACTGCTGGTGAGGATTGTACTTGCTGCATTTGGGGCATGGATGGAAAGCTAATCAAAACATTCAAAGAACACAT TGGCCGAGGATTATGGCGATGTTTATATAATCCAAGCTCACTAGTTCTGATCACCGCTGGGTTTGATTCTGCAATCAAAGTGCACCACCTATGTAACTCCTCTTTTCATGACATATTGGAAGAAAACGTGGCCCCAGATGGTCTGAAATACGATTCTGAGGTGTTTGAAATATCTTCTCCTATAGTATCAGGACAGCATGGTGCCTTGGATAG CAAAAGTGAATATGTCCGATGCTTACATTTTGTGCAAGAAAATGTTCTCTATGTTGCCACAAACAATGGATATCTGCATCATGCTGAGCTCTCTGATACAAAAGATCCAAGATGGACTGAGGTTATTCAGGTCACTGAGAAAGCACCAATTATATGTATGGATGTAATGACAGGGTGCTCAGACATTTCTTTGGATAAGGAGGATATAATTGCCCTTGGAGACGGTCGAGGAAATGTTACTATCGTCCGTTTAAGCAGTCCCAGTCTTGAACCTAAAATAGATTTATCTGTTACCTGGCCAGCTGAAAAGGATAGGCAACTACTAGGACTATACTGGTGCAAGTCCCTTGAATGTAG CCACATTTTCACAGCTGATCCTAGAGGCGCTCTTAAGTTATGGAACGTAAGGAATGCCCTTTTGTCAAATGGCCATGCGATTACTACAGCTCAGGAGGTTTCACTTGTTGCAATGTTTGAATCTCCCTTTGGGGCTCGAATCATGTGTTTAGATGTATCACTTCAGGATGAG ATCCTTATAACAGGTGATAAGAAGGGTAACATCGCTGCCTTTCCTTTTCATAAAACATTGGCAGCACATGACAGCAGTGAGGCACAACAGAAGATACCTTTACGTGACCGTTTTAAAGGAGCTCATGGCATTTCTAGTGTCACAAGTGTTCAGATAATCACCTCAGCTTCAGATCATATTGAAATCCACACT ACTGGGGGAGACGGCTGTATTTGCTTCTTCAAGTATGGGAGACATGTCAAAAAAGTTGAATTTGTTGGAATGAGACAATTGAAAGAATTAGGCACCATTCAATCCATCTACGCAAATCATGCCTCTGGTAACCAATTGGTTGGTACCTATGCAATAGGTTTCACCTCTGTGGATTTTATCATTTGGGACCTTGAAAATGATACAAAG CTGGTTCAAATATCCTGCGGAGGATGGCGGCGCCCTTACTCTTATTATCTTGGGACAGTCCCTGAGTATCAAAACTGTTTTGCCTTCGTGAAG GACCACAGTATTCATGTCCACAGACACTGGGCACCAGCTCAAGATAGGAAGCTGCTTCCTCAAGTTTTTCATACCCAGTTCCATGGAAGAGAAGTGCATTCTCTTTGCTTCATAGATCCAGCAAGCTATTCACATCCTGAGAGGAGTACAGATTTGTGGATTGCAACCGGGTGTGAAGATGGAACCGTCCGGCTTACAGG GTACTCGGCTAGTAGTGCTGGAAAATGGTGCTCATCCAAGCTGCTTGGGGAGCATGTTGGCGGGTCAGCTGTGAGAGATACGTGTTTCATCCCAAAAACATACACATTAGCAGATAAATCGCGCAACTCTAGTGTCAGTTCTGCCGACACTTGGGTCGAAAACAAGGACACCACTTACATATTGATATCTGTTGGATCAAAGCAAGTTCTGACGGCTTGGATTCTAGAACCTAGGATTGCAGAGAACAACAAGCAAGTGTGCTCGAGTGGTCTAGATTTAGACACCAAGCAAGGCTCAGAATGCTCAGACAATAGTGATTCAGCCGTTACATTTCAGTGGCTTTCTACCCACATGCCACCAAAGCTTGGCACCAAGAGGTTGAAAGCTGATCATGTAAAGCTGAACTTCGAGGAAGGCGGGAAAGGAAATTCCTCTGCTCAACCCAATCTGGCTATTATGGATCAGATGGAAAATGACTGGCGTTACCTTTCTGTTACAGCATTTCTTTTGAAACATCCGGCTACCGA GTTGACAGTTTGTTTTGTGGTTGTTGCTTGCTCTGATGCAACAGTTATTGTCCGTGCGCTTCTTTTGCCTTCTCGGCTATG GTTTGATGTTGCCTTGTTGGTCCCACAGGCATCACCAGTTCTTGTGCTACGGCATATTGTTGTCGCCTCTGGTGCCCACTGTGAAG GTGATGTTTATAATGGCGATAGGTACATTATTGTGAGTGGATCTACAGATGGTAGCATCACATTGTGGGACCTAACAGACACCATTCATGGCTTTATGCAACTAGTATCAGAGACTAAGCCGCACATGGTTATCGACTGCCAAAAGCGGCCCAAGACAGGAAGAGGGAGTCAGGGTGGTCGTCGTCGGTGGCGACCACTGGCAAACAGTTCTGTGAAAAAGGGTAACGAACAAGCATTGCTCCCCAGTGAGAACAATCTGAGTAGCTCGCGCGCTGCTGCAGAGAGTCCACATGAAACTTCAGGAGTGGCAGAAACCGAGGCCATAAAAAACACCGAGGACACAGTTTCAAGTACCCAGTCATGTGATATACCTGAGCTGCAGCCATTGCAGATGTTCTCCGGTGTTCACCAGTCAGGCGTCAACTGCCTCCATGTTTCAGAGATGGAGCAGCGATCAAGCTCTGCACCTGGCTTGTTTTACTGCATCGTAAGTGGCGGTGATGATCAGGCGGTTCAGTGTTTTGTTTTCACATTAGGACCCCCACAGGGCTGCTCAACTAATACGTCAAACATAATCTCGCCTCCTGACAAAGGTGGATTTCAAATACTTGGCCAACACACGGTTCCATCGGCTCACGGATCAGCAGTGAAAG GTATCTGGACGGACGGTGCCTGGGCTTTCTCCACCGGGCTTGATCAGAGAATCAGATGTTGGAAGATGGGCCCGTCCGGCAAATTCATGGAGCATTCCCATGTTATCATCAGCGTGCCCGAGCCGGAAACTCTGGATGTTTTCCATGACCG TGGGAGCGGGATATACCACATCGCCGTTGCAGGAAGAGGGATGCAGATGGTTGAGTTCTCGCCGCCTGAAGACGACTCGATGAAGATAGCGTGA